One segment of candidate division KSB1 bacterium DNA contains the following:
- a CDS encoding nitric-oxide reductase large subunit gives MTNPKLRAILLFLLVLAFGVLIFGGYLIKKEKPPIPEVVKTETGEVVFTGKDIINGQNYYFSRGGQHIGTIWGHGSYLAPDWSADYLHRLGLFIAARYHNLDVAQAEAFSQQDFEALDQVTRANLSALVQQEVKTNRYNANDGTLIFTQNQADAFKALTNYYTQLFQNGNERMGLQPGIVRTAEEGRILTAFFAWLAWAAGTNRPDKDYTYTTNWPYDPLVGNRPVPDALIWSILSVILLILAIAVVLFVYLRYLRDQDYEAKLLTDFKEPNPTASQKATIPYFLVASLLLIAQIGLGAIIGHFTVEGTRFYGIPLGSFLPYAIARTWHLQLAIFWIATCFLAAGLFIGPFIGKEPKKQGLLTWILFGAVAVVLGGTLVGTWLSVTGRMNANNFLLGHQGYEYIELGRVWQLLLIAGMIIWLFLVVRAIRPALGKESDRGGITHMLLYSAVTIPLFYMAGLMYGKGSHLSEAEYWRWWVVHLWVEGFFEVFATVFMAFILGHIGAVSKKFALNTVYFSIFLYLGSGVIGTFHHLYWSGSPSPVIALGAVFSALEVVPLTLLAFEAVHNLKIIREGGQAFAYKWPIYFFISVAFWNMLGAGVFGFLINPPIVLYYIQGINTTPIHGHTALFGVYGLLAIALMLFSVRHIFKKAAWSDSLLKWSFWGLNGGLMLMTVLSLIPSGFYQFYYAVRDGLW, from the coding sequence ATGACCAATCCTAAACTACGTGCAATTCTTTTGTTCTTACTCGTTCTCGCTTTTGGTGTACTGATTTTTGGTGGCTATTTGATCAAAAAAGAAAAGCCGCCCATTCCTGAAGTTGTCAAAACGGAAACGGGCGAGGTGGTGTTCACGGGCAAAGACATTATCAACGGACAAAATTACTACTTCAGCCGGGGCGGGCAGCATATCGGGACGATCTGGGGGCATGGCTCGTACCTGGCGCCAGACTGGTCAGCCGATTATCTGCATCGGCTGGGATTATTTATTGCGGCCAGGTATCACAATCTGGATGTGGCGCAGGCGGAGGCATTTTCGCAGCAGGATTTCGAGGCGCTGGATCAGGTGACGCGAGCCAACTTGAGCGCCCTGGTGCAGCAGGAGGTGAAGACCAATCGCTATAATGCGAATGATGGAACACTGATTTTCACCCAGAACCAGGCCGATGCGTTCAAAGCATTGACCAATTATTACACCCAGCTCTTTCAGAACGGCAACGAACGCATGGGCTTGCAGCCTGGCATCGTGCGCACGGCCGAGGAAGGGCGCATCCTCACGGCCTTCTTCGCCTGGCTCGCCTGGGCAGCAGGGACCAATCGGCCCGATAAAGATTACACCTACACCACCAACTGGCCCTACGATCCATTGGTCGGCAATCGGCCCGTTCCCGATGCATTGATCTGGTCGATCCTGAGCGTGATCCTGCTGATCCTGGCCATCGCTGTGGTGCTGTTCGTTTATTTACGCTACCTGCGGGATCAGGATTACGAGGCAAAGCTGTTAACGGATTTCAAAGAACCAAATCCGACCGCCAGCCAGAAGGCGACGATCCCATACTTTTTGGTCGCCAGCCTGCTGCTGATTGCGCAGATCGGATTGGGGGCAATTATCGGCCATTTCACGGTGGAGGGCACTCGCTTTTATGGCATTCCATTGGGGTCGTTCTTGCCTTATGCCATCGCCCGCACCTGGCATCTGCAATTGGCCATTTTCTGGATCGCCACCTGTTTTCTGGCAGCGGGACTGTTCATCGGTCCGTTCATCGGCAAAGAGCCGAAGAAACAGGGCTTGCTCACGTGGATTTTGTTCGGTGCGGTCGCTGTGGTTTTGGGCGGAACGCTGGTGGGCACCTGGCTCTCGGTCACGGGCAGGATGAACGCCAATAACTTTTTATTAGGGCATCAGGGATATGAGTACATCGAGTTAGGTCGGGTCTGGCAGTTGCTGTTGATTGCGGGCATGATTATCTGGCTGTTTCTGGTGGTTCGGGCGATTCGGCCTGCACTGGGCAAGGAGAGCGATCGGGGTGGCATCACGCATATGCTGCTGTACAGCGCCGTCACCATTCCGCTGTTTTATATGGCGGGCTTGATGTACGGCAAGGGCAGCCACCTCTCTGAAGCCGAGTACTGGCGCTGGTGGGTCGTCCACCTCTGGGTAGAAGGCTTCTTTGAAGTGTTTGCCACGGTGTTCATGGCGTTCATTCTCGGGCACATCGGAGCGGTGAGCAAAAAGTTCGCTCTGAACACGGTCTATTTCAGCATCTTTCTCTACCTGGGTAGCGGCGTGATCGGCACGTTCCATCATCTCTACTGGTCAGGATCGCCCTCGCCCGTGATTGCTCTGGGTGCCGTGTTCTCGGCATTGGAAGTGGTGCCATTGACTCTGCTGGCGTTCGAGGCGGTGCACAATTTGAAAATCATTCGGGAAGGCGGTCAGGCGTTTGCTTACAAATGGCCCATCTATTTCTTCATCTCGGTGGCGTTCTGGAACATGTTGGGCGCAGGGGTGTTCGGATTTCTGATCAATCCGCCGATTGTGCTCTATTATATCCAAGGCATCAACACCACACCGATTCATGGGCATACGGCATTGTTCGGCGTCTATGGCTTGCTGGCCATTGCCCTGATGCTGTTTTCGGTCAGGCATATTTTCAAGAAAGCCGCCTGGTCGGATAGCTTATTGAAATGGAGTTTCTGGGGCTTGAATGGCGGTCTGATGCTGATGACGGTCTTGAGCCTGATTCCATCAGGATTTTATCAATTTTATTATGCGGTGCGAGATGGTCTCTGGT